Genomic DNA from Halodesulfovibrio sp. MK-HDV:
TATGGATTGGTTTGTTGAAGGCGTTGAGGGCTCTAACCAGTAGCCGTTGGGCTAATCTGGAGTATCTTAGCATATGCTAGGTTTTACTATTGAAAAACGTCAGGAGCCCCTAAAGTGGGGCTCCTTTTTTATCTTTCTGGGCGCGATGATTTTCTCCCTTGGCGTAAGCGGATTGCTGCTGGCTATTCAGGGAAAACCACCGTTAGAAGCAATGTACTTGTTATGGGACGGAGCATTTGCACATGATTGGGCGCTTGAGGATACAGTCCTCAAAGCTATTCCAATTTTTCTCTGTTCTTTAGGGGTTGCAGTTTGCTTCCGTATGCAGATTTGGAATATTGGTGCAGAAGGGCAGTTTGCCATGGGCGCCATTGGTGCAACTTGGGTTGTACTAAGCATGCCGACTGCGCCTGCTTGGGTGCTTATGCCGCTTATGTTCCTTGCGGCAGCGGTGCTTGGTGCTATCTGGGCTATTATTCCAGCATTGCTGCGTGAAAAGATGGGACTCAACGAGATCATTTCGACGCTGATGTTTAACTACATCGGCATCCTGTTCTTGCAATTTCTTGTCTACGGCGCATGGAAAGATCCGGCAAGTTTCGGCTTCCCGATGACTATTGTATTCCCTGACACAGCGATTATCGGTGAAATGTTCGGCCGGATTCATTGGGGTGTATTAGTCTGTGCGGGTGCAGCCGCTGCATTAACCGTATTTTTAAAGCACACTCGCCTTGGTTTCGAAATCATGGTCAGTGGTGAAAATCCTCGTGCTGCCCGTTACGCCCGTATGCCATACAGTGCGCTCGTTGTGCTGGTAATGGGAATATGTGGTGCGTTAGCTGGCTGGGCAGGGCTTATCGAAACTTCTGCAACGCTTAACCGTCTCCAGCCGACAGTTGTTGTTGGCTACGGCTTTACAGCTATTGTTGTGGCATGGCTTGCTCGTCTGCGTGTTACCTCCATTGCAGGATATTCTATTCTGCTTGCAGGGTTGCGCGTTGGTGTAGAAAATTTGCAGCTTGAGTTGCAGGTTCCAGCGTCATTTACCGGCATTATGCAGGGGCTTATTCTGTTAAGCGTTTTGGCTGGACAGTTCTTTAACTGGTATTCATTCCAGAGAAGCAAGCGAGGATAATCGTGGGCTTAGAACTTATTATTCCTATTCTGGCTGCGACTATTCAGTCCGGTACACCGATTCTGTATGCAACTCTTGGTGAGATGCTGACGGAGCGTTCCGGCGTGCTGAACCTTGGTGTTGAAGGTATGATGATTATTGGCGCATTTTTCGCGTTCCTTGCCTCATACTACACAGGTAACCCTTGGTTTGCTTTTGTTTGCGCTGGCACTATTGCCGGTTTATTCGGGTTAGCACACGCTGTTGTTTGCCTTATCTTCCAAGGTAACCAAGTTGTATCCGGTCTTGCTCTTACTATTCTTGGTGTTGGTCTTGCGGACTTCCTCGGTACAGGTTTCGTAGGAACGTCTGCTGTAGGCTTTTCAGCATTTGATGTTCCGGTACTTTCGTCCATTCCGGCCATCGGCGATATTTTCTTTAAACAGGATGCGCTTGTTTACGTATCCTACTGTTTGCCGTTCTTGTTCTGGTTTTTCATGAACAGAACCCGCTGGGGACTTGCTCTCGGTGCAGCTGGCGAGAACCCTGCTGCATGTTTTGCCGCAGGTCTTAATCCAGTGAAGTTGCGTTGGGTAGGTATTTTCTTTGGCGGCTTCCTATGTGGTCTCGGCGGTGCGTATCTTTCTCTCGCCTACACCCACTTATGGGCAAACAACATGACAGCAGGGCGTGGTTGGATTGCGGTAGCGTTAGTTATCTTTGCATTCTGGCGTCCGGGGCGTGCAATGTTCGGCGCATACCTCTTCGGTGGTATTATGGCGTTCCAAATGCGGTTACAGGCCGTTGGTGCAACATTACCGTCATCATTGCTGCTTATGCTTCCTTACGCACTGACAATTGTTGTTCTTCTTTTTTCCTCAGCTCGAGGCAAGGGGCGTCAGGCTCCTGCGGCTCTCGGCGTGAATATTGAGCCGGGAGAATAGTCGTGGCAGAATACGTTAATAAACGAACCAATCGTGACGCTTTTAGAGGACAGACTCCGTTTGTCCGTCTCCAAGGCATCAGCAAGCATTTTGGTAAAGTGCGTGCTAACCACGAAATTAATCTCGATATTCGCCCCGGAATGATTAAAGCTTTGCTTGGTGAGAACGGCGCGGGTAAATCTACCCTTATGTCTATTCTTTCCGGCAGATTTCAGCAGACTTCCGGTGACATTCTCGTAGATGATACCCCCACAGTGTTTGCGTCTCCAAAAGATGCGATTAAAGCAGGCATCGGCATGGTGTATCAGCATTTCATGTTGGTAGAATCCATGACAGTGGCGCAGAACGTCCTTCTCGGTCAGGAAAAAGCATTTCTCATTAATCCCAAAGAGCAGGAAAAAGAAGTAGCAGCACTAGCGGAGCAATACGGCTTGCCGATTGCTCCTTCCGCAATTGTTTCTTCTCTCTCTATGGGTGAAAAGCAGCGCGTTGAGATTCTCAAGCTTTTGTATCGCGACAGCCGCGTGCTTATCCTTGATGAACCAACAGCCGTTCTTACACCAACCGAGACTGAACAGCTTTTTGATGCCATGTGGCGCATGGCTGACCAAGGTAAATCTCTTGTCTTCATTTCCCATAAGCTTAAAGAAGTTATGGCTGTGGCAGACGAGGTCGCCATTCTCCGTAAAGGTGAAGTGGTAGATGAATTTAAGGAAGCAGACGTTCCGAACGAAACCGTGCTCGCAAACCGCATGGTTGGTCGTGACGTTGAGCTTTCTCTTGATGCGCAGCCAGTAGAACTCGGTGCAACCGTTTTGGATGTACAGGATCTCGAAGGCGACGGACTCGAAGACATCATGCTTTCCGTTAAGAAAGGTGAAATTGTCGCCATCGCCGGCGTAGCAGGGAATGGTCAAAAAGAGCTTGTAGAAGTGATCTGCGGACTCCGTAAGCCGATCAAAGGTGAAGTTTCAATCCTCGGATTGGACTGGCATGACTTCTACCCTCGACCTCCAAGGAAAGGGCGTTCACTCGCCTATATTCCAGAAGATCGTCAAGGTCTTGCGACCTGCAAATTTGTTGACCTCGTTGACAACTTCCTTCTCACAACGCGTCATTCGTTTACAACAGGCCCGTTCTTAAATCGCAGTAAAGCAATCGATCAAACAGTAGAGATTGTAGAGCAGTTTAACGTACAGCCTGGGCACATCGACGCAGATGCACGTTCGCTTTCCGGTGGTAACCTGCAAAAGCTTGTTATCGGGCGTGAATTTTTTCGCCAGCCAGATATCATCGTTGCAGAAAACCCGACGCAGGGACTTGATATCTCAGCGACTGAAGAAGTATGGCAGCGTCTACTTGAAGTGCGTAAGCGCGCAGGTATTTTGCTCATTACATCAGAGCTGAACGAGGCACTGCAACTCGCAGACCGCATCGCAGTTATGTACCGCGGACGCATTATCGATCAGTTCCCAAAATCGAATAGAAAAAAAGTCGACTCAATCGGACTTATGATGGCAGGCGTTACTCCAGAGTAGAGCTTGTTGTTTCTAAGTTTTAGTTTGGTTTGGGCTTTATTGCCTGCGGCGCTTTTTGGCTTTAGACTTTTTGTGTCTCCGACGGGCGGGCTCTGCCTCCACAAGGGACTGGCATTCGTAACACTCGTTTCTCGTGAACGGCTACTGGCGCAAGCACCCGCAAGGGGGACGCCCCCTTAACCGCGAGTTTGTACTACCCGCTGAATTTACTATCTAGTATCTATGAAGAGCAGTCCGCTGAATGTGGGCTGTTCTTTTTTTGGTTATAGAATTGTATGGGATATTTGTGAGAGGGGCGGCAGCTTTTGGTGAAGGGGAGAGGTCTGATATCTCAAAGATCTAGTATTTAGCTTACAGAGTTTCTAGCGGAAAAATGGAAAAGGATGGAGAGGTTATCTCTCCATCCTTTTTTGTGATCTGTGGAAGGTTATTGAAATTTTTCCCGAGAGCTAACATTCTGTGTTGCTATCGTATGATGAGAAGAAATGGTGATGCCATACGGAGGTACCATTTAATACCTACTCACATGACAACTGGGGAATACAACCTCGCAGTCGAGAGGGCGTCCCTCTCGCGGGGTGCAGGGGCAGAGCCCGCCCCTCGGAGAGCCGTCGGAGACTCGCCGGAGGCAAACAAACTAAAAAAATAAAAAAGCGCCGTAGGCAATAAAGGTCAAAAAAAAGAATTCTCAAAAAAGCTCTGTGAGCAACAGTCTAGTTAGCAATCAAGACAGGCAGTGAAGTATTTTTGAGTGTAATTCCCCCGAGGTTCACAGTCCACGGGAATAGAACATCATGCGAGAGCCTTTTGCCTACTTGATCTTTGAGTGCGGCAACGTATGTGGGATTTAGTTCGGCATATTTGTCAGAGTACCAGACAATGAAAGGCACGTTGCGTTGCTCTGGTCTTTTGTCGTTACCGTGCATGAATATGCCATCCTCACCTAGGGATTCACCATGATCTGATGAGTAGATGACGAGCGCGTTTTGCTCTTTAACCATGTCGTAGACGTTTGCTAAGAATCCATCGGTTGCAATAATACTGTTGTCATAGGCGTTTATCACTGTGCCCAGATTGGAATAGCTTTTGTATTTGTCTGGAGTGAATGTGCGGTATTTTGCAGAATATTTTGTCGAATAGTTGAAATGACTTCCGCGGGTATGCACTACGATGACTCTGTTGCCTTGTGTGCTAGCGAGAACTTTTTGGACTACGGGTACCATCATTTCATCTCTGAACTCAGAGTAGTCTGCGGTGGTGAAGTCATTACGGAAAATGGTCTGTTGAGCATTGCCCATGATGCGAGTTGTCGGCATGTCACTGCTGTAGGCAACACGGCTGTTTGCAGAAATCCATGCTGTAGAGAACCCATATTTTACAAACAAATCGAGAAAAGAGTTTGTTTTAATATTAGGTTTTTTACTTGTTGCAGGCGTGAGCATGGCAGGAACAGATACGCGAGTCATTGCCGCAAAAGATTTAATCCCACCGTATGTGATGACATTTTTTTCTTTTGAAAGTCGGGGCGTGGTGTTGCGGCCATATCCATTGATTTGGAAATGGTCAGCCCTTGCAGATTCTCCGATAATAAAAATGAGTGTTAGCGGGTCAGATTGCTTTTGGAATACGTATTCCGATTCAAGCAAAGCAGAACTTTGTGGCTTTGGTCGTGTTTTGTACTGAACCCATCTGATTGAAAAGTTGGCAACTGAATCAATTACACAGAATGGGAACGCATATTTTGTGGCGATAGCAGGACGTAATTGTTTTGCTATCGGATGCTTGCTGAATTTGGACAGTGCGATATTGATAGGAATAAGTAGTAAGAGTAGGATGATTGGCCATTTCAGCTTTGGCGGTGTTTCACATTTTTTTATGCCGATATGTGCTGCTATGGACAGGGCAAGTGCAGTGACAATGGAAAGAATGAATCCCGGGGTGAGGGCTTCATTTGCTTCTCCTGTTGTTGTTTCCAATAAGAGAAAGAGTAGGTTGTCACTGATCTTGATGTTCAGGAACGTATACAAATATGCCCCGACAAGACTCATGCAGAAAATTACTGGCAGCAGAATAGATACAATTTTTTTGAGCCGTATCGCGATTGAAAAGATACTGTAGTTAAAAAGCACTAAGTATGAAAAAGCGAAAAAGGCATACGCAGGAGTAAGGCGTGATAGTGGTACGTACATCATGCATGCGAAAGCTACAGCCAGTAAAGAAAGAGTAATATTCGGACGTGAAGGAGCCATTTGGAATTCCTGAATAGTTGTAAAGAAAATGTACGAAGTAAGGTTTGTTACTTTCCTTATAATGAACAGGAGGTTAATAATAGATTAAGACGCCTTTTGCTAGTGACTAATTGAGAAATAATAACATTTTAGAGGGTAATGTTTCGAAATGTTAATAAAGGGTCATAGAAGTGTTAGAGTTTGGATGAAAAGCGCTTCTGTATCAGCACAAAAGTACTGAGAATAAATATATGTTTTCAGCGAATACAATATGTAAAAAAGGGATGAAGAGTGCTCTCCATCCCTTTTTTGTTTTTTTAAGGCAGTATATTGTTTGGTTATGATTTAGAAAAACTGAGAGGGTCAGAATGCAGCGTAAGTGCTCTTGAGCTGCGAAAGTAAGGAAGGCCGTTGCAGGCGAATAGAGTTCACCTGTCGGGAGCAACACAACTTAAGAAGAAATTGTTGTCGGCATAGCTGTCTAAATAACTTTCTGGGCTACTCAGTCTCAATTATTCCGCGCTCAATGAAGACTTCTTTTACTGTAAACATGGCATTCAGGGCTGCCGGAAATCCTGCGTAAACAGTCATCTGAATAACGGTTTCGACTATTTCATCCGGTTGGCAGCCTACGTTGAGTGCTCCGTGTGTATGCACCCTTAGCTGTGGCTGACAATGGCCGAGTGCGGCAAGTGCTGCGACAGTCACAAGTTCACGTTTTTGAAGGTCTAATCCGGGACGTTGGTAGATATCTCCGAACGGAAATTCGATGGTATATTTGGCAAGATCAGGCGCAATAGATTGTAGGCTGTCTATGACTGTTTTACCTGCTTCGCCGTCGATTTCGTGAAGTTTTTCTAGCCCGGATGTAAAGCGTTGACTGTTCATGGAACTCTCCTTTTGCAGATGTGTTGTTGGTTTCAAACATCAAGCGTACAGGTTCGAGTTTACTCTAAGTCAAGCGTTTTTCGAAGTAATGAGTGTGTCGTAGTACGCAATCTTTTCTTTAAGCTTCGTTAGGTGCAATGCTTCTTGAGTCAGACGTTCTTCAAGGGCTTGCGCATGATCTTTGAGCAATTGCATACGGCTATTCGCCGTGTGTTCACCTTGATCGCGTAGTTCGGCATATATGAGAATTTGTTTGAGGGGCATTCCTGTTTCTTTGAGGCGCGTAATGAACTCCATCCAGAGCAGATCATTTTTTGAGAATATTCTGTGTCCACTGGCATTACGTTCAATGTTTTTGAGTAAGCCAATTTTTTCATAATACCGGATGGTGTGTGGCGACAGGCTGGTAGCTTGGGAAAAATCTTTAATGTTCATAGTCTCGTGTTACCATAAAGAAAGCCCATACAACAAATAGGTTGCATGGGNCGTTTTGTCGGAGATGCAGTTATGAAGGATTTACTGCGTGTACCGGCTTTGAAAATTCTACAAGGTGACCACTAGGATCTTTGACCATTGCAGATTCAAAATTCCATGGTTTTACTTCTGGAGGGTCAACGGTGCTGGCACCGTTAGCAAGAGCCTTGTGGTAGGTTTCGGTTACATTATCAACGTCAAAACCTATTTGTAGTCCCAGTGCTTCGTTGTCTGGATGCGCTCTTTGGTAGCCTTGCGGTACAAGCTGTGTTGCAAGGTCATGCTGGGAGAAAGCCAGAACGGTGGTGCCGGTTTCCATTTCTGCATACAGGTTACTTTCGTGTTTGAACCGGAGTGTCAGGCCCAGTACGTTTTCATAGAACGTAATCGCTGTTTGAACGTCATCTACATAGAGAGTTACATATCCTAACTTCATAATTCCTTCCTCCCGAAAAATCTGAGTTGTTTGTTGCGTGGAATGGTTCACGTTTCGGATTGTTACTATTGTTATCCTAATACAATAAGCAAGAAAAGAGGTTGAGAGCTGGTTCTATCCTCTTGGCGCAAAAAAAGTGCTGAAACATAGTGGCTACGGTATTGCGGTAGCCATTAATTTTAAAATAACCATGCTGTTAATCGCGAATATTCTTTTTCGAGGCAAGCCGTTATGCGTTATACCTGCTGTTTTGCCTTGGTACTTATCATAACGAGTTGCTGGTGCTCACTGTATTCTGTCTGCAATGATCAATATAGGCTTGGAGGTTCAGAATGGCTGATTTGGTGGTAATTGCATATGATACAGAGCTGCGTGCTGAAGAAGTTCGTGCTGAATTATTAAAGATGGCCGGTGAATATCTCGTTGATATCGAAGATGCCGCAATTGCAATCCATAAGCAGAATGGCAAAGTTAAATTGCACCAAATGCATACACTGACAAACGCAGGAGCCATTGGTGGCGGTTTTTGGGGTGTGTTTATAGGGCTTCTTGCATTGCACCCCCTACTTGGATTGGTGGTAGGTGCCGGAGCCGGTGCCGCTGCAGGTGCGTTAAGCGATGTAGGGATTAGCGATAGATTTATGAAAGAGCTTGGCGGTAAACTCACTCCGGGAACTTCTGCTTTGTTTGTTCTGAGCTCAAAAATGACTTCAGGTCGTGTCCTTGATCGGTTGAAAGGAAGCGGTGGGCATGTGATGCAAACATCACTTTCACATGAGGATGAAGATAGGCTGCGCAAAGCCATTACTGATACATAGTCGAAGTGGAGTAACTAATGATGCTTTTTGATGTGCCGTTGGCGCTTGTTTTGTTTTTGGTAGCAGGAATCGCAGTTGGTTCGGATAAACTGAAATTAACTCGACAGAAGTGTCGCATTCCTAATTTGCTTAAGCGTGGTCGAAAGTCTGAATAGGCTATAAATTGTTAGAGGCTCCTTTTGTTTTGTGAAAAGGCGATAAAAAAGCAGGTATCCGTGTGGGCGGGTACCTGCTTTTCATTGATCTCAACTATAGATGTGCTGTGAAGGTAACATGGTTTGTTCTATGTCTGGGTATACTGT
This window encodes:
- a CDS encoding ABC transporter permease, whose protein sequence is MLGFTIEKRQEPLKWGSFFIFLGAMIFSLGVSGLLLAIQGKPPLEAMYLLWDGAFAHDWALEDTVLKAIPIFLCSLGVAVCFRMQIWNIGAEGQFAMGAIGATWVVLSMPTAPAWVLMPLMFLAAAVLGAIWAIIPALLREKMGLNEIISTLMFNYIGILFLQFLVYGAWKDPASFGFPMTIVFPDTAIIGEMFGRIHWGVLVCAGAAAALTVFLKHTRLGFEIMVSGENPRAARYARMPYSALVVLVMGICGALAGWAGLIETSATLNRLQPTVVVGYGFTAIVVAWLARLRVTSIAGYSILLAGLRVGVENLQLELQVPASFTGIMQGLILLSVLAGQFFNWYSFQRSKRG
- a CDS encoding ABC transporter permease, translated to MGLELIIPILAATIQSGTPILYATLGEMLTERSGVLNLGVEGMMIIGAFFAFLASYYTGNPWFAFVCAGTIAGLFGLAHAVVCLIFQGNQVVSGLALTILGVGLADFLGTGFVGTSAVGFSAFDVPVLSSIPAIGDIFFKQDALVYVSYCLPFLFWFFMNRTRWGLALGAAGENPAACFAAGLNPVKLRWVGIFFGGFLCGLGGAYLSLAYTHLWANNMTAGRGWIAVALVIFAFWRPGRAMFGAYLFGGIMAFQMRLQAVGATLPSSLLLMLPYALTIVVLLFSSARGKGRQAPAALGVNIEPGE
- a CDS encoding ABC transporter ATP-binding protein, yielding MAEYVNKRTNRDAFRGQTPFVRLQGISKHFGKVRANHEINLDIRPGMIKALLGENGAGKSTLMSILSGRFQQTSGDILVDDTPTVFASPKDAIKAGIGMVYQHFMLVESMTVAQNVLLGQEKAFLINPKEQEKEVAALAEQYGLPIAPSAIVSSLSMGEKQRVEILKLLYRDSRVLILDEPTAVLTPTETEQLFDAMWRMADQGKSLVFISHKLKEVMAVADEVAILRKGEVVDEFKEADVPNETVLANRMVGRDVELSLDAQPVELGATVLDVQDLEGDGLEDIMLSVKKGEIVAIAGVAGNGQKELVEVICGLRKPIKGEVSILGLDWHDFYPRPPRKGRSLAYIPEDRQGLATCKFVDLVDNFLLTTRHSFTTGPFLNRSKAIDQTVEIVEQFNVQPGHIDADARSLSGGNLQKLVIGREFFRQPDIIVAENPTQGLDISATEEVWQRLLEVRKRAGILLITSELNEALQLADRIAVMYRGRIIDQFPKSNRKKVDSIGLMMAGVTPE
- a CDS encoding phosphoethanolamine transferase — its product is MAPSRPNITLSLLAVAFACMMYVPLSRLTPAYAFFAFSYLVLFNYSIFSIAIRLKKIVSILLPVIFCMSLVGAYLYTFLNIKISDNLLFLLLETTTGEANEALTPGFILSIVTALALSIAAHIGIKKCETPPKLKWPIILLLLLIPINIALSKFSKHPIAKQLRPAIATKYAFPFCVIDSVANFSIRWVQYKTRPKPQSSALLESEYVFQKQSDPLTLIFIIGESARADHFQINGYGRNTTPRLSKEKNVITYGGIKSFAAMTRVSVPAMLTPATSKKPNIKTNSFLDLFVKYGFSTAWISANSRVAYSSDMPTTRIMGNAQQTIFRNDFTTADYSEFRDEMMVPVVQKVLASTQGNRVIVVHTRGSHFNYSTKYSAKYRTFTPDKYKSYSNLGTVINAYDNSIIATDGFLANVYDMVKEQNALVIYSSDHGESLGEDGIFMHGNDKRPEQRNVPFIVWYSDKYAELNPTYVAALKDQVGKRLSHDVLFPWTVNLGGITLKNTSLPVLIAN
- a CDS encoding carboxymuconolactone decarboxylase family protein; protein product: MNSQRFTSGLEKLHEIDGEAGKTVIDSLQSIAPDLAKYTIEFPFGDIYQRPGLDLQKRELVTVAALAALGHCQPQLRVHTHGALNVGCQPDEIVETVIQMTVYAGFPAALNAMFTVKEVFIERGIIETE
- a CDS encoding MerR family transcriptional regulator; its protein translation is MNIKDFSQATSLSPHTIRYYEKIGLLKNIERNASGHRIFSKNDLLWMEFITRLKETGMPLKQILIYAELRDQGEHTANSRMQLLKDHAQALEERLTQEALHLTKLKEKIAYYDTLITSKNA
- a CDS encoding VOC family protein — its product is MKLGYVTLYVDDVQTAITFYENVLGLTLRFKHESNLYAEMETGTTVLAFSQHDLATQLVPQGYQRAHPDNEALGLQIGFDVDNVTETYHKALANGASTVDPPEVKPWNFESAMVKDPSGHLVEFSKPVHAVNPS
- a CDS encoding DUF1269 domain-containing protein, which gives rise to MADLVVIAYDTELRAEEVRAELLKMAGEYLVDIEDAAIAIHKQNGKVKLHQMHTLTNAGAIGGGFWGVFIGLLALHPLLGLVVGAGAGAAAGALSDVGISDRFMKELGGKLTPGTSALFVLSSKMTSGRVLDRLKGSGGHVMQTSLSHEDEDRLRKAITDT